TTGGAAGAAGTCTACCGCCAGATTCAACAGGCCGGAAATGACACTGCAGCACTGGAAGCCCTGCCGATTTTCAGTGAAAACAAGACCCTCCAATCACTGCGCGATCAAATACTGAAGGCAGATCAGCACATTGCAGAACTGTCCAAAAAATATGGCCCCAAGCACCCCCTCATGATCAAGGCAGTAGAAGATCGTGAAGTCCTTTTGAGAGAAAAGCAAAAGGAACTCCAGCGAATAGTACATTCCACAGAAATGAATTACAAACTGGCCAAATCCACTGAGGAAAATCTGAAGGATCTCCTTGAACAGACCAAACAGGAACTCATCAACCTGAAGGACCGGATGATCCAGTATGACATACTAAAAAGAGAAGCAGACACAAATCGTGCCCTCTACGATGCCCTCATAAAACGTATAAAACAGCAGAGCGCTAGTGAACAGACCCAAACTGTAAACATCTGGGTGGTAAAAAAGGCAGAGGTCCCTGTTGCGCCTGCAACACCCAAAAAGAAACGAAATCTCTTACTGGCAGTTGTGTTGGGACTCTTTGGCGGCATAGGAATGGCATTTTTCGTGGAATACCTGGACAACACTGTAAAATCAGTGGAGGAAGTGGAACAAAAAACCGGACTCCCTGTCCTCACAGTGGTTGCGGACGTCAAAGAAAAGCATGAATCCATCGACAGACAGGTGCTAGAGCATCCACGTGGCCCAATAGCAGAGAGCTTCAGGGCCTTGAGGTCCCAACTCATGCTTTCTTCTGCAGAACATCCGCCACGCTCAATCCTCATTTCCAGCGCAGTGGAGGGAGAAGGCAAAACAGCCTTGGTTGTAAACCTTGCAACCACTCTGTCTGAGGCCAATCGTTCGGTACTGGCAATAGACTGTGATTTGCGAAAACCCAGACTTCACAAGGCATTTAACCTCGTAAATGACAAGGGCTTGAGTTCGTATCTCGTAGGAGAGGCAGGAGAACAGGATGTCATTGTAAATCTATCAGAACCAAAGATAGATGTCATGACCTCTGGGCCCATCCCCCCAAACCCAGCAGAACTTCTTGCCTCAAACCGCATGGAAGAACTTGTAACACGTATGAAGGACAAATATGACTTCGTACTCTTTGATTCGTCTCCCATATTGAGTGCTACAGACAGCCAGATTCTCAGCCGTCTGGCCGAAGGGACGATACTTGTTATTCGTGCAGGAGAGACCACCTTTGAACAGTTACAAGGCGCCCTGAGACTCTTCAGGAGCGTAAATGCAAATATCCTTGGTATTGTACTAAATGGCGTGGATCTGGGTAAGAATGAGCAATATTACTACCACGGATATTATTCCTATTATGGATCAGAATAGCCTCCAGTACCTTTGTGATAGGCGTTGAGTATGATAGATATCCACTGTCACATTCTGCCTGGCCTCGATGATGGTGCCGATGATGAAGACGAAGCCCTGAGGATGGCTAGTATTGCTGTTTCCGACGGTATAAAATATGCCATTGCAACCCCACATGTTTTGACCCCATCCCTTTCGCCAGAAGAAATCAGGATCAAGGTGGAGTCACTAAATACGCTATTCAACCACCATGGGCTGGACTTTGAGGTCTTTCCAGGCGCTGAAGTCGGCTTTTATTCTGATTTGTCCAATTTCGACCACTATCATTTAAATGGTGGCCCATACCTTCTCCTTGAATTTCCCCATGGTCAACTCCCTCCAACAGCAGCAGAACGGATATCCTTGTTGCTACGAGACGGCCGAAAGCTGATTCTGGCCCACCCAGAGAGAAATGAATCCGTTATCATGGAGCCAAAAAGGCTTCTGGACCTTGTTGGCCCCAATGTATTCGTCCAGATATCTGCCGGGAGCCTTACAGGGGAATTTGGGCCTGATGTCCAACGTTGTGCCATGTATCTCCTCAAACAGAAGATGGTTAGTTTTATAGCCACAGATGCGCATTCCTCGCACCATCGCCCGCCCGTCTTGTCCAAAGCAGTGAAAGTGGCTGCCAAAGTCATAGGTAAGGATACTGCCAAACAGCTAGTGACCACCAATCCCATGCAGATTATTGATGGGCTCAGGGTATAGAAAGGTAGAGTGATGAATAACAGGGTATGGTCAATCGACTTTATCCTTTACATTGCCATTTTGATCTTCTGCCCACTTGCCTTTGGCACAGTTGAAACGTGGTCCAAGACCGTAATGGAGTTCTTGGTCCCTGTTGCCCTTTCCATTTTGCTTCTGCGGATCCTTTTAAAAAAGGATGGTCCCTGGCTTGGAGTTCCAGGCGCGACTCCATTGTTTTTGCTGTTAATTTATATGCTATTCCAGGCTATACCCCTGCCCCCTGCACTACAAGGCCTCATCTCTCCTTCATCACAAAAGGTCTACAGCTCTCTGGAAATACTTTCCGGCCATTATCCTTCCCTCCCCCTTACTGTAAACCTGCATGACACCCTAAAAGAGTTCTTTAGAATAGCCACCTATTGCCTATTCTACCTCCTCACTGTCAACTTGCTTCGAAGGTATTCACGGCTCAAGGTGACCCTGTCTATTGTAGCTGGGCTTGTTGGGGTAATTGCCTTTTTTGCCATATTGCAAAAGTTTACTGCCCATGACCGTATCTACTGGTTTCGTACTGTTCCTGCAAACGCCCTCCCTGTAGGACCATGGGTTTATCACAACCACTTCGCAGGATTTATGGAGATGCTCATTCCTCTGACTGTGGCGATGTTCCTCTATTACAGGCCAAACGTCTCGTATAAGACCACCCTTCGGCAAAAAGTGGTGGAGTTTCTCACCTTCCCCACTGCAAACCGCCACATCTTATTGGGATTTTCAGGGATTCTTGGAGCGACATCTCTCTTCCTCAGCCTTTCAAGAGGAGGCATTATCTCGTTTTTACTTTCATTTCTCATCTTTGTTTTTCTCATTGGGAGAAAAAACAAGCGGATACGCGGCATATTACCGGTTGTTGCCATAATCCTTCTCTTTGTACTGGAGGTAACGTGGTTTGGATGGGACCCCATTGTCGAACGCTTCAACAAGATGTTCAACGAAGAGGGAAGACTATTTGATGGCCGTTTCAAAATATGGCAGGACTGTGTGAAATTGATAAAGGACTTTTGGCTTTGTGGTGCTGGTTTTGGGACCTTTGAACACATTTTTCCCCTCTACAGAGAAAAAATGGACGCTGCAGTTAAAGTCTCCCATGCCCATAATGATTA
The Dissulfuribacter thermophilus genome window above contains:
- a CDS encoding tyrosine-protein phosphatase — its product is MIDIHCHILPGLDDGADDEDEALRMASIAVSDGIKYAIATPHVLTPSLSPEEIRIKVESLNTLFNHHGLDFEVFPGAEVGFYSDLSNFDHYHLNGGPYLLLEFPHGQLPPTAAERISLLLRDGRKLILAHPERNESVIMEPKRLLDLVGPNVFVQISAGSLTGEFGPDVQRCAMYLLKQKMVSFIATDAHSSHHRPPVLSKAVKVAAKVIGKDTAKQLVTTNPMQIIDGLRV
- a CDS encoding GumC family protein, whose amino-acid sequence is MEVQQINEQEIHLRDYIRVLKKRKKIIITFATITIAVVVLATLAATPYYKASVQVLIERNYDAELMGRMYIPYDPEFLETQFNIIKSRNVIDRVVKKLKLDTAYRQHFFKEEQRSFLAPVVSWIKDTIKSVMPSKKGTAQDEEDISLEAQVKPPSDADIIAKIIQSRLSAKPVPNTKIVTISYMDENPVLASLIVNTIAEAYMDEMLDIKMNASRYSIKWMTLKAEEEKKKLEASERALQAYTREHDIVTVEDRLAVIPQKLQEFSTQLSKAQAKRKELEEVYRQIQQAGNDTAALEALPIFSENKTLQSLRDQILKADQHIAELSKKYGPKHPLMIKAVEDREVLLREKQKELQRIVHSTEMNYKLAKSTEENLKDLLEQTKQELINLKDRMIQYDILKREADTNRALYDALIKRIKQQSASEQTQTVNIWVVKKAEVPVAPATPKKKRNLLLAVVLGLFGGIGMAFFVEYLDNTVKSVEEVEQKTGLPVLTVVADVKEKHESIDRQVLEHPRGPIAESFRALRSQLMLSSAEHPPRSILISSAVEGEGKTALVVNLATTLSEANRSVLAIDCDLRKPRLHKAFNLVNDKGLSSYLVGEAGEQDVIVNLSEPKIDVMTSGPIPPNPAELLASNRMEELVTRMKDKYDFVLFDSSPILSATDSQILSRLAEGTILVIRAGETTFEQLQGALRLFRSVNANILGIVLNGVDLGKNEQYYYHGYYSYYGSE